The Nitrososphaerota archaeon DNA window TAGCAAGATCTTGTGGCAATAATTGAGTACCAGTCCTTCCTGGAATAACATATGGAATAAAGAAAGCATCAGGAAAACTTTTTGCAATAGGTTCAATATATTCTTTTCTTATTTCAATTGAACTTGGACCATTATAGTATGGATCAACTAATAGAAAACATTCTATTCCATATTCAAAAGCATGCTTTGTAGCTTCAAAAGCTTCTTTTGTAGAATTGCTTCCTGTACCTGCAATAGTTAAGCATTTATCATTAGCAAATTCATATATTTTCTCAATAACTTTATTATGTTCTTCCCAATCAAGTGTCGGGCTTTCTCCAGTAGTTCCAACAGCAAGTATACCGCTAACATTATTTTCTACTTGAAATTCAACTAATTTTCTTAATCCTTCATAATCTATTTCAAAATTTTTCTTCATTGGAGTTATTAAAGCTGTATAACATCCACTAAACAATCCCATTTTTTCACCTCTATTTTGTTTTAACTATTTCACAATCAATGTATTTAAATTTTTCGTTTTTCGTTAAAAAAATACGAAAATCGTAATTTTAATTTTTTAATTTAAAATATTTTTATTTCTTTAAATAAATAATTAAATAAGGAAAAATGGATGAAATAGATAATAAAATTCTTGAAATATTAAAAGAGAATCCTAGAGAAAAATATGTAAAAATAGCTAAGAAAATTGGATTAAGTGAAGGAACTATTAGAAGAAGAATAAAGAAAATGATAGAAAATGGAATAATAAAAAGATTTACAATAGAATTATCTTTAGAAAATGAAGGAATAGTATTAGTAAAAACAAATCCTATTAAAACTAAAGAAATAATAGAAAAAATAAAAAAAGTTTCAGAAAGAATTTTTGAAGTTTCTGGAGATTATGATATTGCAGTATTAATTCAAGCAAATACAATAGATGAATTAAATAAAAAAGTTGATTATATAAGAGGGATTTCGGGAGTATTGAATACAAATACTTTAATTAAATTAGCTAGTTGATTATAAATAATTAAAAGGAAAAGTTTAAGTTATAAATAAAAAAATTTTTATAAGATGAAAACGGTTCATATTTTAGCTAATCCAGAAGATATTGCAAAAAGAGTAGTTATTGCTGGAGATCCTGCTAGAGTAAAACAATTAGCTGGAATGCTTAAAGAAGTAAAATTAGTAAATAGCAATAGAGGATATTTAACATATACTGGTTATTATAATTCTAAGCCTATAACTGTAGCAACACATGGAGTTGGAGCACCTTCAATGGCTATTGTTGTTGAAGAATTAAGAATGCTTGGAGCAGAAATAATTGTTAGACTTGGAACTACTGGAGCAATGGTTAAAGAAATCGATATAGGAGATATAATTATTCCTACAGGTGCAGCTTATCCATATGGTGGAAATACTACAAGCATGTATTCTCCAGATGGTTACATGGCTGCTGTACCAGATCCATTTCTTCTTAGAAAATTTATGGAAAATTGTGAAAAATTTGGAATAAAATATTTTGCTGGTCCAATATTTAGTAGCGATGCATTTTATGCTGAAGATCCAGCGTTTATTGAAAAATGGTCTTCAAAAGGAATAATAGCAATTGAAATGGAATGCGCAGCTTTATTCATACTTGGTTTAATTAGAAAATTCAAATCAGGAGCAATATTAGTAGTTAGTAATAATTTAACTAAAAGTGAAGAAGAAAGAAAAGAAATGGCTACTGCTGAAGAACTTAAAAAATATGTTGAAAAAGCATTTATGATAATTCTTGAAACTATTATAAGCATTTAGTAAAAGATTTGAGAACAACAAAGGTTTGAGAAAGATACATCATATTTTAATTCTTTAGAATATTCTATAGCTTCTTTAGTTGGAAAAGCTATTGCATTTATTCCAGCTTTAATAGCTAAAATATCTGTCTCAATTCTATGTTTCCCTTTTGGTCTCATACATCCAAGTACTATAGGAATATTTGGCATAATTAATCTTGAAGCTATGATTATTTTTGCTATTTCTTTAGGTTTTGGAGGAAGAATATTTTCCATTTCTGTTCCAATAATTGGTGTAAAAACAATTATTATTAAAGCTGATGGAGAATATTTTGAAATAATTTCTAAAGCTTTCAATTCACCTTTTATTTTTCCATAATGCAAACCCACAAGTATATGCGGTACGAATCTAATATTTTTATTTTTCAATATTTTAAGAGATTTTTCAAAATCTTCTATTGTCGCATTTAAATTATAAATTTCTTTTATAGTTTCATTAGAACCTATTATATCGATTAATACAGCATCTATTTCAGCTTTACTTAATTTTTCAGCAATATTTTCATTGATTAAACCGGTATGAACTACAATTGTTAATCCAAGTTCTTTTTTTATTAAAGCAATAGAATCTATAAATTTGTTTAATGGAACCATTCCATTTGGCATGCATCCTCCACTAATTAAGAAACCTTTTGCACCTTTATTTTTTAAAACTCTACAAATATCTATAAGTTTTTCAGGTGTTAAAGCTGGATACATTGAATTTAATAGTTTTCCATTACAATGCTTACATTTTAAAGCACAATATTTTCCAGTAATTGAAATAGATGGAAAAAAATTCTGTTTGGATGAAAAATAAATATTTTCATATTTTATAAAACTAGGTGCAAAAAAAGAAATTTTATTACCAAAATTTTTTAAGCTTATTTCTCTAGATAAAATTAAATTTTCTTCAAAATTCTTATCATTAAATACTTTCTTATAAATATCCATATTAATCCTTTTAAATTTTAAAATTGATGATAAATATATTTTAATTAGAAAATATATAAATTTTTTATAAAATGGATGGAAATATACGTGTTTCACTTGGATCAGCAATTGTTTTAGGATTAATCAAAGGTAAAATAGATGTTAATCCAACAACAGCTTATTTACTAACATATAGGAATGGGAAATGTATTGCAAATTGTAGTTTTTGTCCACAAGCTAAGTCTAGTAAAAGTAGAGCAGATATGCTATCAAGAATTGTTTGGCCCACTTTTCCAATGGAAAAAGTTTTCAAAGGATTAAGGAAAGCTATAGAAAAGAATTTGATTAAAAGAGTATGTATTCAATCATTAAATTATCCAAATTTTTTAGAAGATATAATTAAAATTGTTAATGGAATTAAAGATTATAGCGATATTCCAATATCTATTTCTTGTCAACCAATTGATAAAAATGGAATAAATGAACTTAAAAAAATAGGTATTGAAAGAATAAGCATACCATTAGATGCAGCTACAAAAGAAATTTTTAATAAAGTTAAAGGATATATAGTTGATGGACCATATTTTTGGGAAAAACAAATCGAATTATTAATTAATGCTTTAGAAATTTTTGGTAAAGGATATGTAAATACTCATTTAATAGTTGGATTAGGAGAAAAAGAGAAAGAAATGATTAAAATGATTCAATGGTGTAATGATTTAGGCATTTATCCAAGCATGTTTGCATTCACACCTATTCCTGGAACAAAAATGGAAAATATTCCTCCTCCTAATATTGAAAAATATAGAAGAATACAAATTGCTCATTATTTAATAATAAATAAAATTTCAAATTTTTCAAAAATGGAATTTAATAATAATGAAGAAATAATTAATTTTGGTATAGGAAAAGGGGAATTAATAAAAATAATTCATAGTGGAAAACCATTTTTAACAACTGGTTGTCCAAATTGTAATCGTCCATATTATAATGAAAATCCAAGAGGACCAATTTATAATTATCCTAGAAAAATTGAAGAAAAAGAAATTCATGAAATTATGAAACAATTAAATATTTTTTAGATATCTAAAGAAGATTTACATTCAAAATTCCATTCTTTAGTAGAATATTTTTCTCTATAAAGTTTCTCCGAAATTTCTTTCTCAAAAGAAGACAAAAGGTCTTCATTTAATTTTATATTTAATACTTTTTCAAAACCTTTAATTAATTTTTCATATACTTCTTCGAATTGAATTTCAAATCCTAATTCTTCTCTTAAAGAAGTAATTTTTCTTTTTGCTATAGAAATAATATCTTTAAAATTTTTATTAGGAAAGACTCTTAAAAAAGTAAACATTTTCTCTAAATCAACATTTATTAAAAAAGTACCATGTTGTAAAATTACATTATTTTTATAGAATTGAGCACTGCCAGAAATCTTTCTTTTATTAATTGTAATATTAGGACAATTTTTATAATCTCCAGGATCAAAATCTGCATTTATTCCAAGCATTTTAATTGCTTCAATAAGGCAATTACAAATAATATTATATATTTTTGAATTATCATAAATATTTAAATCATTTGTATTAAAAACAATGCTATAAGTTATTTCTCCATTATAATCATGATATACTGCTCCTCCTCCAGTTATTCTTCTAACAATATCTATTCCATTTTTTTCGCAAGCATCAATATTAACTTCATTATGAATATTTTGAAAACGTCCAATAGAAACTGCTGAAGGATTCCACCTATAAAAACGAATAGTATTAGGAACTAGATTTTTAATTCTAGCAATTAAAATTGCTTCATCAATAGCCATGTTCATAAAACCATTATATGTTTCTAATTTTATTAAACGCCACTCATTTAATTTCATTTTATTCATAAAAATTTAATAATGGAAAATATAAGTTTTAAAATATTTTGATTGTACGTTCAAAAAGGAAATGCTTTAGAAAATCTCCAATTAAGTAAGAAACAATAGCACCTACAAGAGTTAGTGTAACATATTTTAACCCTGTTTTATAAGGGGATTCTTTACTTAATTTACCAACGTAAAAGCCTAATATAAATGATAAAACTATTCCAATAGAAAATGTAATAATTACAGCAATATTAATATCAAAAAATATGAATGGAGGAAGCAACATTATTAATACAAAAACTGTAGATAAAAATGAAAATAACCCACTCATCCAAACTTCTTTTTTAGAATGAATTCTTGTATTTATTCCATGCTCCTTTGCTTCATGAATTTGTACACTCCTTTCTGTTGATTGTGAAATAAAGAAACCTATTGAATTTCCAAAAGCATCAGATAACCCACCTATTATGCCTGATATTATAACCATGAGAGGATTTGAAGTAGCTTCAGCAACGCCTATGATTAAACCTATAAGACAAATTATTCCATCAGCTAAGCCAAACGCAATACCTTCCATTCTATATCCCTTCTCTTCATGTTCTTTTCCAATCATTCTATTTCACTTTAACGCTAAAAATCACTATATAAGTTGCTCTTAAGGTTTTTGAATTTAAAAAATCAATTTTTATGAAAATTTTTTAAATAAGTTTTAATTATGAAATTTTATTCTATTTCTTAGTAATGAGCCGATGTAAAAATGAAAAATACTACCTTAAATATTATATATAATAGAAAAAGTATTAGAAAATTTAAATCAAAACCAATTCAAGAAGAAATTATTAAATTAATAATCGAAGCAGGATTAAGAGCTCCAACTAATTGTATGCTTCAACCATATTCTCTCATAATTATTAAAGATAAAGAAAAAAAGGAAAAAATTGCTGAAATATGTAAACAAAGAATAATTTCTCAAGCGCCTGTTTCAATACTTATTTGTGCAGATTTAAATCGTATAAAAAATATTGCAAATAGTATAATCGTTGATAATATATATAGAAGGAATAAATATGAGATAGATAAAATTTTTAGTATTTTTGAATGCGGATTAGTTGCTGAAAATATGATTTTAGCAAGTGAAAGCCTTGGATTAGGGTCAGTTCTTATAGGATCTATTCTTAATTATTTGGAAGAAATAGCTGAATTATTTAAGCTTCCTCCAAATGTTTTACCAATAATTTTATTATGTATAGGAGAAAGAGATGAAGATCCTCCATTAAGGCCTAGATGGCCTATGGAAATGATTGTACATGAAAATGAATATAATACAATAAAAATTGAAGATATAGGAAAAAATATTAAAAAAATAGATTATGCTTTAAAATCTGAAGAATATTATCCAAAATATATTGGAAGAACTTATAGCTATGAAAAACATTTAATTGAAATATTATCATATAGTGAAGAAATAGATAGAATAGATAAAGAAATAAAAAGATTTATTAAAAATAGATTTTAAAAATATTTTATTTTTTAATTAAAATTTTTAAAAAATTTTTCTTAATTTTTTCTTTTTCCATATTCTTGAATTCATTCAATTTTTTACGTATTTCAATTGCTTCATGATTATTTAAAGGAACGATTAAAAAACCTTTTCCATAAGGAGCTATGTATGCTTCTTGACCAATTTCAATTTTTAAATATTTTCTTAATTCTGATGGAATAACAATTCTATATTTAGAATCTATTTGAACTAAAGCCATTTTTAAATCACTTTAGTAAATTATCGATTAATTAGCTGTATATATGTTTTTATAATACTATTTATTAACATTTTATAGCATTGCTGCATAAAAAAGGAGCAAAATATAAATGATCGAAATCGAAGAAGAATTAAATAGAATACAAGGAAAAATAAATAATGTATTGGAAAAACATTTTCCACGTAAAATAAATAAAGATAAATTAATAGAAATATGTGGAAAACCAAGATATGATTATGAAATTGAATCTATAAATAAATCTATTTTTGAGCCTTTATGGAATTTACTTGATAGAGGAGGAAAAAGATGGAGGCCTGCACTCTTTTTATGGACTTGTGAAGCTCTTGGAATAGAAGCTGAAAAATATATTGATTTTGCTATAATTCCAGAAATAATTCATAATGGAACTCTTGTTATTGATGATATAGAAGATAAAAGTTTTTTGAGAAGAGGAAAACCTGCGGTTCATTTAATATATGGAGAAGATATAGCAATAAACATGGGTAATACAATGTATTACTTACCTATAAAAATAATATTGAATAATAGAGAATTGGACAAAGAAAAAAAGCTAAAATTGCTTGAAAATTATATTCAAGAAATGATTAATTTAAGCATAGGTCAAGCAATGGATATTGCTTGGCATAAATTATTGATTGAAAATATTACTGAAAAACAATATTTACAAATGTGTTCATTTAAAACTGGATCATTATCAAGAATGGCAGTTAAAATGGCAGCAATATTAGCTAATGCAAATGAAGAAAAAATTAATGCTTTAAGTTTTTTTGCTGAATCTTTAGGAATAGCATTTCAAATACAGGATGATATTTTGAATATTATTGGAAATGAAAAAATTTATGGAAAAGAAATTGGAGGAGATATTAGTGAAGGTAAAATAACTTTAATGGTAGTTTATATACTTAATAATGCTCCTAGAGAAATTAGTAGAAGGTTAATGGAAATACTTAAAATGCATACAAATAATTCTAAAATTATTAAAGAAGCTATAAACATATTAATAGAGTATAAAGCTGTAGAATATGCTAAAAATTATGCTTCTAAACTTGCTAAAGATGCATGGAATGCAGTAAATCAAGTTTTATCAGAATCTAAAGCAAAGCAATGCTTAGAATCTTTAACAAACTATTTAATTATAAGAAAATTTTAGTATTTTTAATTTTTACAAAAAACTTTGGTTCTCTCTCTAAAGAAATTTTTAAAAAATAAATAATAAACTCATATCAATTCTTTAACCCTATACGTAGTCACATATCCTTTAGCAACATCATACAATTTTTTATCTTCAGTAATTAATTGCATATTATTCTTTATAGTTTTTAAATTTCTTAGTAATCTTTCAAACATATTTTTCTCCAATAAATGGAATGGAAGCAATAATATTTAATTGTTGTTCTGAAATATTATCCGCCTTTTTCTTAGGTTTAATAAATGTTTTATTTATTTTTTTCATATTTTCCATGCTTATGAATAATTTTTAAAATATTAGAAGTTTCTTCTATATCATTAAAGTAAATAATTTTAAAATTATAACTTAAAATTAAGCTTAATAATGCTCCATATATTGAATTTTTATTTTTAATATATTCTAATTCATTATTTAAATTCCTTCAATTTAATATAGATTTATTTGTAAAAGAAGAAATTTTACCTGCTTGTTCAAATATTCTTCCATCAAATATAGAAGCAATAAAATCTTTAGAAGTTTTTCATTTACTTTCAATTATCTCTAAGTATAAATTGTTCTTTTTAATGTACAATATTTCCTTACATATTTTTATATTTATTTTAAATCATAATTAATAAAAATGGAAATAAGAAAAATAATAAAATTAAATATAAATGAAAATCTAAGAAATATATTAAATCATTGGAATATTTCAAAATGGCAATATAGAAGGAATATGAACTTTGATTTACCATCAACATTAAAAGCTTCCATGAAGCTATTTGATTGCTTTGAAGCTTCTCATTTAACATTTTGCGAAACAGGCTTTAAAATAGACTTTGAAAACAATATAATATGGCTAACATCTTTAGAGAAATACAAAAGAACTCCAATAAAAATTGCTGAAGAACAAGTGAAATATCTTAAAAAAGAAATTGATAATGGAGCAAAAGCTACGATGATAAGAGTTTTACCACCAAGTTATAAGAAAGGACATCATAGAAGAAGAGAAATAGTTAAAAAAGGACATTGGGAACTGCATGTAATTTTAAAGAAAAACATTGAACTATTAACTAAAGAAGAATTCAGAAAATTTCAAAGAATTGCAGTAATAGGCATTGATTTGAATAGCAAATATGGAGTTGCTTATTCATTATGGATATGGAATAAAAAAGAAAATTCATTAAAACCAATAAAAGCAAGATTTTTACAAGGAATTAAAAGTCATCAATTTCAAGAGATTGTAAAATGGAGGCTACAAGAAAATCATAGAATTTCAGTGAAATACAATGAATTATTCCAAAGAATAAACAAAAGAATTCAAAGACAAAACAAAGATTGGATAGAGAAGACTTCTAAAAAGCTTATTGATATCGCATTAGAAAGCATTAAAGAATATAATTGTGAAATTGCAATAATTTCTTTTGAAGATCTTAGTAGCTATGAAGCTGGAAATAATAGCAAAAAGATAAATAAGAAGAATGCAGAATGGCTTAGAAAAATAATTCAAAGAACATTTGAAAAAAGTCTATGGAATTATTCAAAGAAAGTAATAACATATCTGCCGACTTGCAGTAAAAATCAAAGAAATCTTGAACAAATATTAGTAGATGCTGATTATACTTCAAGAATATGTAGTAGATGTGGAAGTTATGGAAAAATAAAAGGAAAAGAATTCTTTTGTAATAAATGCGGATTAATAAACAATAAACATATAAATGCTTCAAAGAATATTGCAAAAAGAACTATTTAAATCCTTAGAAAATACAAACCAATACCTCTTCCTGAGTCCCTTTTTAAAAAAGGGAGTAAGGAGAAGGTAGCCAGACCAAGCTTCCTATTCATAGGAAAACAGCATTCTACCGATAAGACGGAGAACCCGCTCGAGGTAGAAGCCCGAGCTAATTTCAACAAATTAGCAATGAAAAGGGTTGGATAGCTTAGCTATCCTGCTGGTGCCTCCCAATGGGAGGGGTGGTCTCCTATGCTCTTTTCAACAAGAGTATAGGAGGCTTCCAGAAGGAGGGGCTAATACTATGGTAGGAAGATTTCTGGCAAGAGCTCTTTCATTAATACTCCTTCAATAAATTTTTTAAATTAAGGTTTTTAAAGAAGTTAAAAAAATAGAAAGAGTAATGAATACTTCTTTAGAGGGATTAAATTGGAAAAAATTGAAGCTCAATTAATTGAAGGTAATATAATTGTTTGGGATATAGAAAAAGGTAGAGAGCTTTATAAAAATGGTTTTTATGGAAAGCCTTTAGGTATTCCAAAACCAAAAACACCAGATTTTAATGCTCCTTTAATACTTGATTTAATAGAAGCAGTTTATTTAGTTGAAAAAAATATTTTATCAATATTTCAAGGAGATAAAGAATTAACTATAGAAAAATTAATAGATTATGGAACAAAAAATTATGAATTATTTTTAATGAAATATCTTGTTTATAAAGATTTGAGGGATAGAGGTTTTATAGTTACTCCTGGAATAAAATTTGGAAGCGATTTTGCAGTATATAAATATGGTCCTGGAATAGACCATGCACCTTTTATAGTTCAAGTAAAAAAAACTGAAGAAGAAATTTCTGCTCTTGAAATAATTAGAGCAGGTAGACTTGCAACTACTGTTAAAAAACATTTTACTTTAGCAATACCAAATTTATCAACAGAAGAAGTAGATTA harbors:
- the endA gene encoding tRNA-intron lyase; the encoded protein is MEKIEAQLIEGNIIVWDIEKGRELYKNGFYGKPLGIPKPKTPDFNAPLILDLIEAVYLVEKNILSIFQGDKELTIEKLIDYGTKNYELFLMKYLVYKDLRDRGFIVTPGIKFGSDFAVYKYGPGIDHAPFIVQVKKTEEEISALEIIRAGRLATTVKKHFTLAIPNLSTEEVDYLIFSWWRP
- a CDS encoding Lrp/AsnC family transcriptional regulator: MDEIDNKILEILKENPREKYVKIAKKIGLSEGTIRRRIKKMIENGIIKRFTIELSLENEGIVLVKTNPIKTKEIIEKIKKVSERIFEVSGDYDIAVLIQANTIDELNKKVDYIRGISGVLNTNTLIKLAS
- a CDS encoding zinc ribbon domain-containing protein, producing MEIRKIIKLNINENLRNILNHWNISKWQYRRNMNFDLPSTLKASMKLFDCFEASHLTFCETGFKIDFENNIIWLTSLEKYKRTPIKIAEEQVKYLKKEIDNGAKATMIRVLPPSYKKGHHRRREIVKKGHWELHVILKKNIELLTKEEFRKFQRIAVIGIDLNSKYGVAYSLWIWNKKENSLKPIKARFLQGIKSHQFQEIVKWRLQENHRISVKYNELFQRINKRIQRQNKDWIEKTSKKLIDIALESIKEYNCEIAIISFEDLSSYEAGNNSKKINKKNAEWLRKIIQRTFEKSLWNYSKKVITYLPTCSKNQRNLEQILVDADYTSRICSRCGSYGKIKGKEFFCNKCGLINNKHINASKNIAKRTI
- a CDS encoding radical SAM protein codes for the protein MDIYKKVFNDKNFEENLILSREISLKNFGNKISFFAPSFIKYENIYFSSKQNFFPSISITGKYCALKCKHCNGKLLNSMYPALTPEKLIDICRVLKNKGAKGFLISGGCMPNGMVPLNKFIDSIALIKKELGLTIVVHTGLINENIAEKLSKAEIDAVLIDIIGSNETIKEIYNLNATIEDFEKSLKILKNKNIRFVPHILVGLHYGKIKGELKALEIISKYSPSALIIIVFTPIIGTEMENILPPKPKEIAKIIIASRLIMPNIPIVLGCMRPKGKHRIETDILAIKAGINAIAFPTKEAIEYSKELKYDVSFSNLCCSQIFY
- a CDS encoding polyprenyl synthetase family protein, translated to MIEIEEELNRIQGKINNVLEKHFPRKINKDKLIEICGKPRYDYEIESINKSIFEPLWNLLDRGGKRWRPALFLWTCEALGIEAEKYIDFAIIPEIIHNGTLVIDDIEDKSFLRRGKPAVHLIYGEDIAINMGNTMYYLPIKIILNNRELDKEKKLKLLENYIQEMINLSIGQAMDIAWHKLLIENITEKQYLQMCSFKTGSLSRMAVKMAAILANANEEKINALSFFAESLGIAFQIQDDILNIIGNEKIYGKEIGGDISEGKITLMVVYILNNAPREISRRLMEILKMHTNNSKIIKEAINILIEYKAVEYAKNYASKLAKDAWNAVNQVLSESKAKQCLESLTNYLIIRKF
- a CDS encoding nitroreductase family protein, with protein sequence MKNTTLNIIYNRKSIRKFKSKPIQEEIIKLIIEAGLRAPTNCMLQPYSLIIIKDKEKKEKIAEICKQRIISQAPVSILICADLNRIKNIANSIIVDNIYRRNKYEIDKIFSIFECGLVAENMILASESLGLGSVLIGSILNYLEEIAELFKLPPNVLPIILLCIGERDEDPPLRPRWPMEMIVHENEYNTIKIEDIGKNIKKIDYALKSEEYYPKYIGRTYSYEKHLIEILSYSEEIDRIDKEIKRFIKNRF
- a CDS encoding AbrB/MazE/SpoVT family DNA-binding domain-containing protein; its protein translation is MALVQIDSKYRIVIPSELRKYLKIEIGQEAYIAPYGKGFLIVPLNNHEAIEIRKKLNEFKNMEKEKIKKNFLKILIKK
- a CDS encoding radical SAM protein, giving the protein MDGNIRVSLGSAIVLGLIKGKIDVNPTTAYLLTYRNGKCIANCSFCPQAKSSKSRADMLSRIVWPTFPMEKVFKGLRKAIEKNLIKRVCIQSLNYPNFLEDIIKIVNGIKDYSDIPISISCQPIDKNGINELKKIGIERISIPLDAATKEIFNKVKGYIVDGPYFWEKQIELLINALEIFGKGYVNTHLIVGLGEKEKEMIKMIQWCNDLGIYPSMFAFTPIPGTKMENIPPPNIEKYRRIQIAHYLIINKISNFSKMEFNNNEEIINFGIGKGELIKIIHSGKPFLTTGCPNCNRPYYNENPRGPIYNYPRKIEEKEIHEIMKQLNIF
- a CDS encoding VIT1/CCC1 transporter family protein gives rise to the protein MIGKEHEEKGYRMEGIAFGLADGIICLIGLIIGVAEATSNPLMVIISGIIGGLSDAFGNSIGFFISQSTERSVQIHEAKEHGINTRIHSKKEVWMSGLFSFLSTVFVLIMLLPPFIFFDINIAVIITFSIGIVLSFILGFYVGKLSKESPYKTGLKYVTLTLVGAIVSYLIGDFLKHFLFERTIKIF
- a CDS encoding biotin/lipoate A/B protein ligase family protein, which gives rise to MNKMKLNEWRLIKLETYNGFMNMAIDEAILIARIKNLVPNTIRFYRWNPSAVSIGRFQNIHNEVNIDACEKNGIDIVRRITGGGAVYHDYNGEITYSIVFNTNDLNIYDNSKIYNIICNCLIEAIKMLGINADFDPGDYKNCPNITINKRKISGSAQFYKNNVILQHGTFLINVDLEKMFTFLRVFPNKNFKDIISIAKRKITSLREELGFEIQFEEVYEKLIKGFEKVLNIKLNEDLLSSFEKEISEKLYREKYSTKEWNFECKSSLDI
- a CDS encoding purine-nucleoside phosphorylase; the encoded protein is MKTVHILANPEDIAKRVVIAGDPARVKQLAGMLKEVKLVNSNRGYLTYTGYYNSKPITVATHGVGAPSMAIVVEELRMLGAEIIVRLGTTGAMVKEIDIGDIIIPTGAAYPYGGNTTSMYSPDGYMAAVPDPFLLRKFMENCEKFGIKYFAGPIFSSDAFYAEDPAFIEKWSSKGIIAIEMECAALFILGLIRKFKSGAILVVSNNLTKSEEERKEMATAEELKKYVEKAFMIILETIISI